A DNA window from Massilia putida contains the following coding sequences:
- a CDS encoding D-amino acid dehydrogenase, which translates to MRVIVLGSGVVGVTTAYYLARAGHEVSVIDRQPGPALETSFANAGQISPGYASPWAAPGIPLKAFKWLFQRHAPLAIQPDGSLFQLQWMWEMYKNCDADRYAINKERMVRLAEYSRDCIRALRAETGIAYEGRQQGTLQLFRTQAQFDGAAKDIEVLKEAGVPFEVLTRAQLASAEPALAHVREKLVGGLRLPNDETGDCQLFTTRLAQMARELGVRFQFDTAIERLDIANGQVVGVHTDKGRVTADRYVLALGSYSRLLLQDQFRVPVYPLKGYSITVPIVDAARAPVSTILDETYKIAVTRFDDRIRVGGMAEIAGYSKALNPRRRETLELVVNDLFPGGGDVSRATFWTGLRPMTPDSTPIVGATPLKNLFLNTGHGTLGWTMACGSASVIADLVSGKVPAIHADDLAVFRYAGTRPAAMRPALAKA; encoded by the coding sequence ATGCGCGTCATCGTACTCGGCAGCGGCGTGGTGGGCGTGACCACCGCTTATTACTTGGCCAGGGCCGGCCACGAGGTGTCCGTCATCGACCGTCAACCCGGTCCGGCCCTCGAGACCAGCTTCGCCAACGCGGGCCAGATCTCGCCGGGCTACGCCTCGCCGTGGGCGGCGCCGGGCATTCCGCTGAAAGCCTTCAAATGGCTGTTCCAGCGCCACGCGCCGCTGGCCATCCAGCCCGACGGTTCCCTCTTCCAGCTGCAATGGATGTGGGAAATGTATAAGAACTGCGACGCCGACCGCTATGCCATCAACAAGGAACGTATGGTACGCCTCGCCGAGTACAGCCGCGATTGCATCCGTGCGCTGCGTGCCGAGACGGGCATCGCGTACGAGGGCCGCCAGCAAGGCACCCTGCAGCTGTTCCGCACGCAGGCGCAGTTCGACGGCGCCGCCAAGGATATCGAGGTGCTGAAGGAAGCCGGCGTGCCGTTCGAGGTGCTCACGCGCGCGCAGCTGGCCAGTGCCGAGCCGGCGCTGGCCCACGTGCGCGAGAAACTGGTCGGCGGCCTGCGCCTGCCGAACGACGAGACGGGCGACTGCCAGCTGTTCACGACGCGCCTCGCGCAGATGGCGCGCGAACTCGGCGTCCGCTTCCAGTTCGACACCGCCATCGAGCGCCTGGACATCGCGAACGGCCAGGTGGTCGGCGTGCATACCGACAAGGGCCGCGTGACGGCCGACCGCTACGTGCTCGCGCTGGGCAGCTATTCGCGCCTGCTGCTGCAAGACCAGTTCCGCGTGCCCGTCTACCCGCTCAAGGGGTATTCGATCACCGTGCCGATCGTCGACGCCGCCAGGGCGCCCGTGTCCACCATCCTCGACGAGACCTATAAAATCGCCGTCACCCGCTTCGACGACCGCATCCGCGTGGGCGGCATGGCGGAGATCGCGGGCTACAGCAAGGCGTTGAATCCGCGCCGCCGCGAGACCTTGGAACTGGTCGTGAACGACCTGTTCCCGGGCGGCGGCGACGTGTCGCGCGCGACGTTCTGGACCGGACTGCGCCCGATGACGCCGGACAGCACGCCGATCGTCGGCGCCACGCCGCTGAAGAACCTGTTCCTCAACACGGGCCACGGCACCTTGGGCTGGACGATGGCATGCGGCTCGGCCAGCGTCATCGCGGATCTCGTCAGCGGCAAGGTCCCGGCGATCCACGCCGACGACCTGGCCGTGTTCCGCTACGCCGGCACGCGCCCCGCCGCCATGCGTCCTGCGCTGGCCAAGGCATGA
- a CDS encoding cyanophycinase, giving the protein MPIRFPALPLAFVLSLGLAPAAARTDAQASAGAAKGSLVIAGGALRADNAPVWKKIVELAGGPGARIAVFPTAAGNPERSGRATAEILASYGARPFVVPLSAHLAGTDVHRAADDPQLAASVRAAGGAFFTGGDQGRITAALRHADGGNSAVLDALWDLYRRGGVIAGTSAGAAIMSKTMFYEGRAPLPTLRDGITDGRDVAPGLGFIGDDVFVDQHLLIRGRFARMLPAMLAKHYRLGLGIDENTAAVVAPDRSIAVVGYKGALLLDLGQASVDAARAGFNVAGARISYLDSGDRYDPASGRFTPGPDKEKVDPADPTYRGTLFAPDILGNTAVVDLLMKLCDSDQTRATGIAFGDPAGAAADRGFEFIFTRTAESEGWESNRADTYSVYRVRMDVRPVRLTLPLYHVE; this is encoded by the coding sequence ATGCCGATCCGCTTCCCCGCCCTGCCCCTCGCTTTCGTGCTGAGCCTCGGCCTGGCACCGGCCGCCGCGCGCACGGACGCGCAGGCGAGCGCGGGCGCGGCGAAGGGCTCGCTCGTGATCGCCGGCGGCGCGCTGCGGGCCGACAACGCCCCGGTGTGGAAAAAGATCGTGGAACTGGCCGGCGGTCCGGGCGCGCGCATCGCCGTGTTCCCGACGGCGGCCGGCAATCCGGAGCGCTCCGGCCGCGCGACGGCCGAGATCCTGGCGAGCTACGGCGCCCGTCCCTTCGTCGTGCCGCTGTCGGCGCACCTGGCCGGCACCGACGTGCACCGCGCCGCCGACGACCCGCAGCTGGCCGCCAGCGTGCGCGCGGCCGGCGGCGCGTTCTTCACCGGCGGCGACCAGGGCCGCATCACGGCCGCGCTGCGCCACGCGGACGGCGGCAACAGCGCCGTGCTGGACGCCCTGTGGGATCTGTACCGGCGCGGCGGCGTGATCGCCGGCACCAGTGCGGGCGCCGCCATCATGAGCAAGACAATGTTCTACGAAGGCCGCGCGCCGCTGCCCACGCTGCGCGACGGCATCACGGACGGCCGCGACGTCGCGCCGGGCCTCGGCTTCATCGGCGACGACGTCTTCGTCGACCAGCACCTGCTCATCCGCGGCCGCTTCGCGCGCATGCTGCCCGCCATGCTGGCCAAACATTACCGGCTGGGCCTGGGCATCGACGAGAACACGGCGGCCGTCGTCGCGCCGGACCGGTCGATCGCCGTCGTCGGCTACAAGGGCGCGCTGCTGCTCGACCTGGGCCAGGCCAGCGTGGACGCGGCGCGCGCCGGCTTCAACGTGGCGGGCGCCCGCATCAGCTATCTGGACAGCGGCGACCGCTACGACCCGGCCAGCGGCCGTTTTACCCCCGGTCCCGACAAGGAAAAGGTCGATCCCGCCGATCCGACCTATCGCGGCACGCTGTTCGCCCCGGACATCCTCGGCAACACCGCCGTCGTCGACCTCCTGATGAAGCTGTGCGACAGCGACCAGACCCGCGCCACCGGCATCGCGTTCGGCGACCCGGCCGGCGCCGCGGCGGACCGCGGTTTCGAATTCATCTTCACGCGCACGGCCGAGAGCGAGGGTTGGGAATCGAACCGGGCCGACACCTATTCCGTGTACCGCGTGCGCATGGACGTGCGGCCGGTGCGGCTGACGTTGCCGCTGTACCACGTCGAGTGA
- a CDS encoding MYG1 family protein yields the protein MLIVTHGGKFHADDAWAVAVLMLLYPEADLVRTRDPASIAKADVAIDVGGVWDPAQGRFDHHQKGFDGARASGVPYASAGLVWREYGARCVALLAERHAGYKLTDEAAQQMAYAIDADVVQYLDLSDVGAARNAPGSYGLSAIVSGFNPNWMDEQRLGYGPAAEAYRDAQFRRVLDLLTDLMINAVKYRVGAQLAVDQVRRAEVLEGGRVLFLKNAALPWTAVVRKEMPKVLFVISYSLAEQRHMIHTVPVSAESFDARADLPAAWAGLRDADLAAVTGVPDAGFCHNGRFIAAAKSFEGILEMARQALREVDAAGAAGAPRDKV from the coding sequence ATGTTGATCGTGACCCATGGCGGCAAATTCCACGCGGACGATGCGTGGGCGGTGGCCGTCCTGATGTTGTTGTACCCGGAGGCGGACCTCGTGCGCACGCGTGACCCGGCGTCAATCGCCAAGGCCGACGTCGCCATCGACGTGGGCGGCGTGTGGGATCCGGCGCAAGGCCGCTTCGACCACCACCAGAAGGGTTTCGACGGCGCCCGCGCCAGCGGGGTGCCGTATGCCAGTGCCGGCCTCGTGTGGCGGGAATACGGCGCGCGCTGCGTCGCGCTGCTGGCCGAGCGGCACGCGGGCTACAAGCTGACGGACGAGGCCGCCCAGCAGATGGCCTACGCGATCGATGCCGACGTCGTGCAATACCTCGACCTGTCCGACGTCGGCGCGGCCCGCAACGCGCCGGGCAGCTATGGCCTGTCCGCCATCGTATCCGGCTTCAACCCGAACTGGATGGACGAGCAGCGGCTGGGCTATGGCCCGGCGGCGGAAGCCTATCGCGACGCGCAGTTCCGCCGCGTGCTGGATTTGCTGACGGACCTGATGATCAACGCCGTCAAATACCGCGTGGGCGCGCAGCTCGCCGTCGATCAGGTGCGCCGCGCCGAGGTGCTCGAGGGCGGCCGCGTGCTGTTCCTCAAGAACGCGGCGCTGCCGTGGACGGCCGTCGTGCGCAAGGAAATGCCGAAAGTCCTGTTCGTCATCAGCTACAGCCTGGCCGAGCAGCGCCACATGATCCACACGGTGCCGGTCAGTGCCGAGAGTTTCGATGCGCGCGCCGACCTGCCCGCGGCCTGGGCCGGCCTGCGCGATGCCGACCTGGCGGCCGTCACCGGCGTGCCGGACGCGGGCTTTTGCCACAACGGGCGCTTCATCGCGGCGGCCAAATCGTTCGAAGGGATTCTCGAGATGGCGCGGCAGGCGCTGCGCGAGGTCGATGCGGCCGGTGCCGCCGGGGCGCCACGCGACAAAGTGTGA
- the alr gene encoding alanine racemase has product MNAAARPSHVAQAARNGAVLTVDLDAIAANYRLLVERAGGAAVAGVMKADAYGLGMARVAPALVRAGCRVFFTAHVDEGIRLRDIVPADSAIYVLHGPPPGTAADFVGHGLIPVLNDPGQVREWNALCARLGRRLACAVQVDSGMSRMGLSSADLAALGEARDWLAACEPVLLMSHLACADMPGHPLNARQRARFDAIRARFPAMPASLANSSAVFLGPDFRYDLVRPGAALYGINPQPDAPNPLRQAVSLDARIVQVRTIEAGDAVGYGARYVADGTRRIATIAVGYADGWLRALSGRGCAYVDGVRVPIAGTVSMDSITLDVTGIPEARLQPGMTVELLGPHQHVDQVAAEAGTIGYEVLTRLGARFERRYVHER; this is encoded by the coding sequence ATGAACGCGGCCGCCCGTCCTTCCCACGTGGCGCAGGCCGCGCGCAACGGCGCCGTGCTGACGGTCGACCTGGACGCCATCGCCGCGAATTACCGCCTCCTGGTGGAGCGTGCCGGCGGCGCCGCCGTCGCCGGCGTGATGAAAGCCGACGCGTATGGCCTCGGCATGGCGCGCGTCGCGCCGGCGCTCGTGCGCGCGGGCTGCCGCGTGTTCTTCACGGCCCATGTGGACGAAGGCATCCGCCTGCGTGACATCGTCCCTGCGGATAGCGCCATTTATGTGCTCCATGGCCCGCCGCCGGGCACCGCCGCCGACTTCGTCGGGCACGGTTTGATCCCGGTGCTGAACGATCCGGGCCAGGTGCGCGAATGGAACGCCTTGTGCGCACGACTCGGCCGCCGCCTCGCGTGCGCGGTGCAGGTCGACAGCGGCATGTCGCGCATGGGGCTTTCTTCCGCCGACCTGGCGGCGCTGGGCGAGGCGCGCGACTGGCTGGCCGCGTGCGAGCCGGTCCTGTTGATGAGCCACCTGGCCTGCGCGGACATGCCCGGCCATCCGCTGAACGCACGCCAGCGCGCACGCTTCGACGCCATCCGCGCGCGGTTCCCGGCCATGCCGGCGAGCCTCGCGAATTCGTCGGCCGTCTTCCTCGGTCCGGACTTCCGCTACGACCTCGTGCGCCCGGGCGCCGCGCTGTACGGCATCAATCCGCAGCCGGACGCGCCCAATCCGCTGCGCCAGGCCGTCTCGCTCGACGCCCGCATCGTGCAGGTGCGGACGATCGAGGCCGGCGACGCCGTCGGCTACGGCGCCCGCTACGTGGCGGACGGCACGCGCCGCATCGCCACCATCGCCGTCGGCTACGCGGACGGCTGGCTGCGCGCGCTGTCGGGCCGGGGCTGCGCCTACGTCGACGGCGTGCGCGTGCCCATCGCCGGCACCGTGTCGATGGACAGCATCACGCTGGACGTCACCGGCATTCCGGAAGCGCGCCTGCAGCCCGGCATGACCGTCGAGCTGCTCGGGCCGCACCAGCATGTCGACCAGGTCGCGGCCGAAGCGGGGACGATCGGGTACGAGGTCCTGACGCGGTTGGGCGCGCGTTTCGAGCGGCGGTACGTGCACGAACGGTGA
- a CDS encoding putative bifunctional diguanylate cyclase/phosphodiesterase has product MHQPTSFIASIWTTDTQGICKSAVDHGPDLLPPFTSGSSLPDWLHRWAAADGADVAHCVADAMARHAPFHHEVQIGCGAAGVRRLVVSGLPHRDGYSGAFADVTEQRATLDRALRSEAEHRLIVDHSMDLIAHCGIDGRYIHLSASYETVLGRAAAEMVGQPAVCFLHPDDQVAASVVLARILAGEDIDEVIEVRKQHRDGHYISLGTKVRKVADPVTGAVFGAVLVSRDITREREMLHRVEHAHAHVRTILESIEDGFFSVNRKWEITYANTLAEVFAGVEPGTSTGHVLWDIAPGLAGTEIAGVYRRAMERRENASFEAFYDPAGVWLSLRVYAREDGLSVFFHDISDRKLAEERLEQLATRDDLTGLPNRAWLNDHLKAMLAQARSQAATTVMFIDLNRFKEVNDSLGHAAGDVLLQQVGQRLQSCMRPGDVVARLGGDEFVVAAHCTGRAAAAGIAQRLLKTLTVPFYIDGLEMCVGASIGISLSGQDAATADLLFQNADTAMYKAKALGESSYQFFEPEMSVEARRRLQIEAALRRALELGQFELHYQPRVDVRTLRLRGVEVLLRWKHPDLGQVSPFEFIPIAEERGHIEAIGRWVLFEACRVGRHLSDKYGMTLHVSVNVSARQLRTAGLVAEVEQALRESGFPARALELELTESALIEDTEQSVDVLRRLKRLDVKLALDDFGTGYSSLSYLKRFPVDVLKLDRSFFLEQSLDANGDAFVGALVHMAHALGLKVVAEGIETEEVMETLRDCRCDEAQGYLFARPMALPEFDKFLQCEVPSSMAV; this is encoded by the coding sequence ATGCATCAGCCCACATCGTTCATCGCGAGCATCTGGACCACGGATACGCAGGGCATCTGCAAGTCCGCGGTCGACCATGGGCCGGATCTGCTGCCGCCTTTCACGAGCGGATCGTCCCTGCCGGACTGGCTGCACCGTTGGGCCGCCGCCGACGGGGCGGACGTCGCGCACTGCGTCGCGGATGCAATGGCACGGCACGCGCCGTTTCATCATGAGGTCCAGATCGGATGCGGCGCTGCCGGCGTGCGCCGTCTCGTCGTGTCCGGCCTGCCGCACCGCGACGGCTACAGCGGCGCCTTCGCCGACGTCACCGAACAAAGGGCCACGCTCGACCGCGCACTGAGGAGCGAGGCCGAGCACCGCCTGATCGTCGATCACAGCATGGACCTGATCGCGCACTGCGGCATCGACGGCCGCTACATCCATTTGTCGGCGTCGTACGAGACCGTGCTTGGCCGCGCCGCGGCGGAGATGGTGGGACAGCCGGCCGTCTGCTTCCTGCATCCGGACGACCAGGTGGCGGCGTCGGTGGTGCTCGCGCGCATCCTGGCCGGCGAAGACATCGACGAGGTCATCGAGGTCCGCAAACAGCATCGCGACGGCCATTACATCTCGCTCGGCACGAAGGTCCGCAAGGTCGCGGACCCCGTCACCGGCGCCGTGTTCGGCGCCGTGCTCGTGTCGCGCGACATCACGCGCGAACGGGAGATGCTGCACCGGGTCGAGCATGCGCATGCGCACGTGCGCACGATCCTGGAAAGCATCGAGGACGGCTTCTTCTCGGTCAACCGGAAATGGGAGATCACTTACGCCAACACGCTGGCGGAGGTGTTTGCCGGCGTCGAGCCGGGCACGTCGACGGGCCATGTGTTGTGGGACATCGCGCCCGGGCTGGCCGGCACGGAGATCGCCGGGGTCTACCGGCGTGCCATGGAACGGCGCGAGAACGCGTCGTTCGAGGCGTTCTACGATCCGGCCGGCGTCTGGCTCAGCCTCCGGGTGTATGCGCGCGAGGACGGCCTGTCGGTGTTCTTCCACGACATCTCCGACCGCAAGCTCGCCGAGGAGCGCCTCGAACAGCTGGCCACGCGCGACGATCTGACGGGCCTGCCCAACCGCGCATGGCTCAACGACCACCTGAAGGCGATGCTCGCGCAGGCGCGCAGCCAGGCCGCGACGACCGTGATGTTCATCGACCTGAACCGCTTCAAGGAAGTCAACGATTCGCTGGGCCACGCGGCCGGCGACGTGCTGCTGCAGCAGGTGGGCCAGCGGCTGCAGTCGTGTATGCGGCCGGGCGACGTCGTGGCGCGGCTGGGGGGCGACGAATTCGTCGTCGCGGCCCACTGCACGGGCCGCGCCGCCGCCGCCGGCATCGCGCAACGGCTGCTCAAGACGTTGACCGTCCCGTTCTACATCGACGGCCTGGAGATGTGCGTGGGCGCCTCCATCGGCATCAGCCTGTCCGGCCAGGACGCCGCGACGGCCGACCTGTTGTTCCAGAACGCGGACACCGCGATGTACAAGGCGAAGGCGCTGGGCGAAAGCTCGTACCAGTTCTTCGAGCCGGAGATGAGCGTGGAAGCGCGGCGCCGGCTGCAGATCGAGGCGGCGCTGCGGCGCGCGCTGGAGCTCGGGCAGTTCGAGCTCCACTACCAGCCCCGCGTTGACGTGCGCACCTTGCGCCTGCGCGGCGTGGAAGTGCTGCTGCGCTGGAAGCATCCGGACCTCGGCCAGGTGTCGCCCTTCGAATTCATCCCGATCGCGGAGGAGCGCGGCCACATCGAGGCGATCGGCCGCTGGGTGCTGTTCGAAGCCTGCCGCGTGGGCAGGCACCTGAGCGACAAGTACGGGATGACGCTGCACGTGTCCGTGAACGTGTCGGCCCGCCAGCTGCGCACGGCCGGTCTCGTCGCCGAGGTGGAGCAGGCGCTGCGCGAGTCCGGCTTCCCGGCGCGCGCGCTGGAACTGGAGCTGACGGAGAGCGCGCTGATCGAGGACACCGAACAATCCGTGGACGTGCTCCGGCGCCTCAAGCGGCTCGACGTGAAGCTCGCGCTGGACGATTTCGGCACGGGCTATTCGAGCCTGTCGTACCTGAAGCGCTTTCCCGTCGACGTGCTCAAGCTGGACCGCTCGTTCTTCCTCGAACAGTCCCTCGATGCGAACGGCGACGCCTTCGTCGGCGCGCTGGTCCACATGGCGCATGCGCTCGGCCTGAAGGTGGTCGCGGAAGGCATCGAGACGGAAGAGGTGATGGAGACGCTGCGCGACTGCCGCTGCGACGAAGCGCAGGGCTATCTGTTCGCCCGCCCGATGGCCTTGCCGGAGTTCGACAAATTCCTCCAATGCGAGGTGCCGAGCTCGATGGCCGTCTGA
- a CDS encoding DUF6058 family natural product biosynthesis protein yields the protein MELIDYLNTHFVTRAHLLAACATDSARLDACTRAGTMPAPSYRLKVRIDCASFFGDHVEDHAIDWYARGYVDWLRMLLDGADDPYAVFAARYRAALEAQPLRHALPAPELAADAHVQSEWRHFIAGTYGLCTRTGLPEDVAAKELAIRVIRALTDDGRQLDGAGRERLAAAIDLLDRASSPFAPHERARSSRGRYVDALRP from the coding sequence ATGGAACTCATCGATTACCTGAACACCCATTTCGTGACCCGCGCGCACCTGCTCGCGGCCTGCGCCACCGACAGTGCGCGGCTTGACGCCTGCACGCGCGCCGGCACGATGCCCGCACCGTCGTACCGGCTGAAAGTCCGGATCGACTGCGCGTCATTCTTCGGCGACCACGTCGAAGACCACGCGATCGACTGGTATGCCCGCGGCTATGTGGACTGGCTGCGCATGCTGTTGGACGGCGCGGACGATCCGTACGCCGTGTTCGCGGCGCGCTACCGGGCCGCGCTGGAGGCACAGCCTTTGCGCCACGCACTGCCGGCGCCGGAACTGGCCGCCGATGCGCATGTGCAAAGCGAGTGGCGGCACTTCATCGCCGGCACCTACGGCCTGTGCACGCGCACCGGCCTGCCCGAGGACGTCGCGGCGAAGGAACTGGCGATCCGCGTCATCCGCGCGCTGACGGACGACGGCAGGCAGCTCGACGGCGCCGGGCGCGAACGGCTGGCGGCGGCCATCGACCTGCTCGACCGTGCCAGCAGCCCGTTCGCGCCGCACGAGCGCGCGCGCAGTTCGCGCGGCCGCTACGTCGATGCGCTGCGGCCGTGA
- a CDS encoding winged helix-turn-helix transcriptional regulator has translation MRVQKDSNRVLDRIDLHILSILQEDGRIVMKDLAERVGLSLTPCIERVKRMERDGVIAGYHARVTPRSLGLQVLVFVEITLRQKSEQAFERFRRAMLAIPEVMECHLVSGDFDYLIKARIPEMTEYRRLLGEILHVADGGQSKSYVVMEEVKETLAVSIAR, from the coding sequence ATGCGCGTGCAAAAAGACTCGAACCGTGTGCTGGACCGCATCGACCTGCACATCCTCTCCATTCTGCAAGAAGACGGCCGCATCGTGATGAAGGACCTGGCCGAGCGCGTCGGCCTGTCGCTGACGCCCTGCATCGAGCGGGTTAAGCGGATGGAGCGCGACGGCGTCATCGCCGGCTACCACGCGCGCGTGACACCGCGCTCGCTCGGGCTGCAGGTGCTCGTGTTCGTGGAGATCACGCTGCGCCAGAAGTCCGAGCAAGCGTTCGAACGTTTCCGCCGCGCGATGCTGGCGATTCCAGAGGTGATGGAATGCCACCTCGTGTCGGGCGATTTCGACTACCTGATCAAGGCGCGCATCCCGGAGATGACGGAATACCGCCGGCTGCTGGGCGAGATCCTGCACGTGGCCGATGGCGGCCAGTCGAAGAGTTATGTCGTGATGGAAGAGGTCAAGGAGACGCTGGCGGTGTCGATCGCCCGCTGA
- a CDS encoding chemotaxis protein, which produces MKSVQQEVDERSNLTGTNKFELLLFRLGGDASGEHSELFGINVFKIREIVAMPTITKVAGAPDHVLGVVNLRGQIIQVLDLPGIAGVTPKTGLNIMLVTEFARTTQAFAVESVEEIVRLDWTQVMSAEKSAGSGMVTSIARLEAADGQPARLAQVLDVETILRNLNPDAHTENIEQAVGNKMKLKPGAVILAADDSVVARALIEQGLDAMGLPFVMTKSGKECWDQLNHIAEAAEAEGKTVHDKVALVLTDLEMPEMDGFTLTRNIKSNARFGNMPVVIHSSLSGTTNEEHVKNVRADAYVAKFSAEDLSRTLRTLLRQ; this is translated from the coding sequence ATGAAATCGGTTCAGCAAGAAGTCGACGAGCGCAGCAACCTCACGGGCACGAACAAATTCGAGCTGTTGCTCTTCCGTCTCGGCGGCGACGCCAGCGGCGAGCACAGCGAGCTGTTCGGCATCAACGTCTTTAAAATTCGCGAGATCGTCGCCATGCCGACGATCACCAAGGTGGCCGGCGCGCCCGATCACGTCCTCGGCGTGGTCAATCTGCGTGGCCAGATCATCCAGGTCCTCGACTTGCCGGGCATCGCCGGCGTCACGCCCAAGACCGGTCTGAACATCATGCTGGTGACGGAATTCGCGCGCACCACGCAGGCATTCGCCGTCGAGAGCGTGGAAGAAATCGTGCGCCTCGACTGGACGCAGGTGATGTCGGCCGAAAAGAGCGCCGGCAGCGGCATGGTCACGAGCATCGCGCGCCTGGAAGCGGCGGACGGCCAGCCGGCCCGCCTGGCCCAGGTGCTGGACGTCGAGACGATCCTGCGCAACCTGAACCCCGACGCGCACACCGAGAACATCGAACAGGCCGTCGGCAACAAGATGAAACTCAAGCCGGGCGCCGTGATTCTCGCGGCCGACGATTCGGTCGTGGCGCGCGCGCTGATCGAGCAGGGCCTGGACGCCATGGGCCTGCCGTTCGTGATGACCAAGAGCGGCAAGGAGTGCTGGGACCAGCTGAACCACATCGCCGAAGCCGCGGAGGCCGAGGGCAAGACGGTGCACGACAAGGTCGCGCTGGTGCTGACCGACCTCGAAATGCCGGAAATGGACGGCTTCACGCTCACCCGCAACATCAAGTCCAACGCCCGCTTCGGCAACATGCCGGTCGTGATCCACTCCTCGCTGTCCGGCACGACGAACGAGGAACACGTCAAGAACGTGCGCGCCGACGCCTACGTCGCCAAGTTCTCGGCCGAGGACTTGTCGCGCACGCTGCGCACGCTGCTGCGCCAGTAA
- a CDS encoding NAD-dependent epimerase/dehydratase family protein — MRILLTGSSGWLGRFLAPLLWQAGHDPFGLDVAPGRHTHRVGSVTDAALVRRLFAEHRFDGVIHAAALHKPDIARYPRRAFIDVNVTGTLNLLEAAVAHGASRFVLTSTTSLMITQAIRDETAPAAVWLDETSGPLLPRNIYGVTKRGAEELARLFHADHGLPVVVLRTARFFPEDDDTHRALAGENMKANEFLHRRLTVEDCARAHVAAFDRAPALGFGLYIVSAPTPFGRADAAQLKADAPAVIAKYFPDAAALYAARGWTLPARIGRVYDAAAIERDLGFRCRTDFAAVLAALRDGGPLPFAHDPAYTSPNDHFLR, encoded by the coding sequence ATGCGCATCCTGTTGACCGGCTCCTCGGGCTGGCTCGGCCGCTTCCTCGCGCCGCTGCTGTGGCAGGCCGGGCACGATCCGTTCGGGCTCGACGTCGCCCCCGGCCGGCACACGCACCGGGTGGGCAGCGTCACCGACGCGGCCCTGGTCCGGCGCCTGTTCGCCGAACACCGCTTCGACGGCGTGATCCACGCGGCCGCGCTGCACAAGCCGGACATCGCGCGCTACCCCCGCCGGGCCTTCATCGACGTGAACGTGACCGGCACCCTGAACCTGCTGGAAGCGGCCGTCGCGCACGGGGCGAGCCGGTTCGTCTTGACCTCGACGACGTCGCTGATGATCACACAGGCCATCCGCGACGAGACCGCCCCCGCGGCCGTGTGGCTGGACGAGACCAGCGGACCGCTCCTGCCCCGCAACATCTACGGCGTGACCAAGCGCGGCGCCGAGGAGCTGGCGCGGCTCTTCCATGCGGACCACGGCCTCCCGGTGGTGGTGCTGCGGACCGCCCGCTTCTTCCCCGAGGACGACGACACGCACCGCGCGCTCGCCGGCGAGAACATGAAGGCCAACGAGTTCCTGCACCGCCGCCTGACCGTGGAAGACTGCGCCCGGGCGCACGTCGCCGCGTTCGACCGGGCGCCGGCGCTCGGCTTCGGCCTGTACATCGTGTCCGCGCCGACGCCGTTCGGCCGCGCCGACGCCGCCCAGCTCAAGGCCGATGCGCCGGCCGTGATCGCCAAATACTTCCCCGACGCCGCCGCGCTGTACGCCGCCCGGGGCTGGACGCTGCCGGCGCGCATCGGCCGCGTGTACGATGCGGCCGCGATCGAGCGCGACCTCGGCTTCCGCTGCCGGACCGACTTCGCCGCCGTGCTTGCCGCGTTGCGCGACGGCGGGCCGCTGCCCTTCGCGCACGATCCGGCCTACACCTCACCCAACGATCATTTCTTGCGATGA